A stretch of DNA from Yoonia sp. BS5-3:
GCAGCCGCGAACTCAGCAGGCGACGCGCGTTTCAGTACGATGTTTAGGTCTGCACCTTCAGGGCTGCGCTGCATCCCTGCCTTATCGACCAACAGTGGCTCGGACAGATCGATCACCATCCGGGACCAGCCAGGCTGGAACGGACCAAACCGCAGAGCTGTCGCGCGATCGCCGCTCAGAATATCCGACAGGTCCAGGTTTTCAGCGTCCAGCCCTTCGAAATCGATGACCAACCGACGCGGCGCATCCAGCGTAAAGATGCGGTATGGCACGATATCGGAGAGGCCAAGTTCGATTTCCAGACGCCACCAACCGTCTTGAATGCGACTGCGATCAGGATCGACAAAGGCCTGCGCAACCGCATGTGACCCCAGACAGATCAAAAGGCAAAGCCACCGGATCAAGCGCCCCGCCCTTTCATAAAGCGGGCCAGGCGGTCCAGACCTTCAACGATATCCGCTGTCCCGCGTGCATAGGAAAAACGCAGCCAATGCTGCCCACGTGCAGCATCAAAATCAAGTCCGGGCGTGACGGCCACCCCCGCCTTTTCAAGGATTTCGGCCGAAAAGGCCAAAGCATCATGCGTATGGTCTGAGACATCGACATAAACATAAAACGCCCCATCAGGCGGCGCGAAACGGTCAAAGCCTGCAGCTTTCAGCCCCGCGATCATCAGACCACGATTAGCTGCGTAAACGGCTTTGTTCGCCTCCAGCTCATCGGTGCAATCCATCGCATGCAAGGCCAGACGCTGCGCGGCATGTGGCGCACAAATGAACATGTTTTGCGCCAGACGTTCGACCAGACGCACATGATCATCAGGAATAATCATCCAACCGACACGCCAGCCGGTCATGGAAAAGTACTTTGAGAACGAATTGATGACATAGACATCATCCGTGACCTCAAGCGCTGTCACCGGTTTTATGTCGTAATCAATCCCATGGTATATCTCGTCAGAGATCAACGCGGCATCACCCGCCGCGCACGCATCGCTCAGCGCCTTCAGATCGCCGCGATCCAGCATGGTCCCTGTCGGATTGGCTGGTGATGCAACCAGCAATCCGGCCAAATCGTGATCTGCAACATCACTGGGCAGCGGCTGAAAGCGCTGCGCGTAGGTGGTCGGGATATCGACGGGGGTTAGCCCAACAGCCTTTAAGATTTGGCGGTAAGACGGGTAGCAAGGCGTGCCCATGCCGACACGCGCGCCATTGTCGAACAGCGCAGAGAAGGCCAGCAGAAACGCGCCCGACGCGCCACTGGTGACAACCACACGGGCAGGATCAAGATCAACGCCATACCAATCCGCATAATGGCGTGCGATCCGCGCGCGCAGTGCGGGCAGGCCCAGACCAACCGTATAACCCAGCGGGTCTTGCATATCCGCCACCAGCTTGGCCTTCGCGACTTCGGGCGCGCCGGTGCCGGGCTGTCCGACCTCCATGTGGATGATGTGGCGGCCCTGATCTTCGGCTTTGCGCGCGGCTTCCATCACATCCATGACGATAAAGGGATCGACGTCGCCCCGCTTTGAATGTCGCATTTGCCCGGCCTCGCTGTTTTGGCGACTATGTGCCCTTCACCGCCATGTGACGTCAATGCATCTTGGCAAAACCGCGGTGATATGGTCTGTAGCCCGCGTGCACAGAATATGAGATCCGTCATGACAATTCGCCTTGCCCTGCCCGTTTGCCTTGCCCTTGCAGCACCGGCGCAAGCCTTTGACATGGACGCAATGACCCCAGAAGAAAGGGCCGCTTTCCAGGCTGAGGTGCGGACCTACCTGCTTGAAAACCCTGAGGTTATCCGCGACGCGATCGGTGTTTTGCAGCTGCGTGAACGGCAGGCTGAAATCCTACGCGATCAACAGCTGGCCCGGGCGAATGCCGACGCATTGTTTAACGACGCGCATTCCTTTGTTGGCGGAAACCCTGACGGCGACATCACCATTGTCGAGTTCATGGATTACCGCTGCGGCTATTGTAAACGGGCCTTTCCAGAGGTCGAAGCACTGCTCGGGGAAGATACGAATATCCGCTTTGTCGTCAAAGAGCTCCCAATCTTAGGTGAACCTTCGCTGCTTGCATCGCGTTACGCTGTCGCAACCAAGATTGTTGCGGGCGACGCCGCCTATAAAGACATCCACGACACGCTGATGGAATTTGATGGTGAGATCACACCTGCGGCCCTCACCCGCCTCAGCGAGGCTTTCGTGCTGGATCATGCGGCGATCACCGCGGCCATGGACAGCGATGAAGTCACAGATGTGCTGGTCCAGAACCGTGCATTGGCCGACCAGTTGCAGATCACTGGCACGCCCGCATTCGTTGTGGGTGATCAAATGGTCCGCGGTTTCATCCCCGCAGACCAGATGCTGCTGATCGTCGCCGATTTGCGCGGCCAAAGCGAATAGGCAATCACGGATCTACTCAGCCGCGACAGCCTTTTCAGCATCCAGTTCCGCCGCTTTCTTTTCAACCTGTTCGACGATGTGATCAATCATTTCGTCGTTGTTCTGCTTATGACTTTGCTTGCCCGCCAGATAGACCATGCCAGAACCGGCGCCGCCCCCGGTAAAGCCGACATCGGTCATCAAGGCCTCACCCGGCCCATTGACCACACAGCCAATAATCGACAGGGACATGGGCGTTTTGATATGCTCAAGGCGCTTTTCAAGGGCCTCAACCGTTTTAATGACGTCAAAGCCCTGACGCGCGCATGACGGGCAAGAAATGATGTTCACACCGCGATGGCGCAGGCCCAGAGATTTCAAAATCTCATACCCGACTTTCACCTCTTCGACCGGATCGGCAGACAGCGATACGCGGATCGTATCGCCGATACCCATCCATAGAAGATTACCCAGACCAATCGCGGACTTGATGGTGCCAGACATCAACCCGCCCGCCTCAGTAATCCCAAGATGGATCGGCGCATCTGTGGCTTCGGCAAGTTGCTGATAGGCCGCCGCCGCCATAAACACATCGGACGCTTTGCAAGAGATTTTGAATTCGTGAAAATCGTTGTCCTGCAATATCTTAATATGATCCAGCCCGCTTTCGACCATCGCATCGGGGCAAGGCTCACCATATTTATCAAGCAGGTGTTTTTCGAGCGATCCGGCGTTCACCCCAATCCGAATGGAACAATTGTAATCGCGGGCGGCTTTGATCACCTCTTTGACGCGGGTCTCATCGCCAATATTCCCCGGATTGATCCGCAAACAGGCCGCACCAGCCTCGGCCGCCTCGATCCCGCGCTTATAGTGAAAATGGATATCCGCAACGATGGGGACAGATACCTCGGGGATAATGTCCTTCAATGCAGCGCTGGAGGCCTGATCTGGCACCGAAACGCGGACGATATCGGCGCCGGCATCAGCGGCAGCATTGATCTGTGCGATGGTCGCTTTGACATCTGTGGTCAATGTGTTGGTCATGGTCTGCACCGTAATCGGCGCATCGCCCCCGACTGGCACGGGACCGACCATAATCTGACGGGATTTTCGGCGGTAAATATTCCGCCATGGGCGGATATGGTTCATCGACATGGGATGTGCTTTCGCCAAGATGTGCTTTGCGCGTAACCTATGCAGCAAAGCGGCCTTCGGCAAGACGCACCGCCTGCGGTTATTCGTCCGATACCACTTCTGCGAAATTCACGATTTCGGCAAGATCATCATCACGGGTCAGATCCGCAACGGCATAGGTCTGGGTCAGGCTTTCGCTGCTAAGGGCAACATTTGACGTCACAACGCCGCGTTCGCCCACGGGGCCGTAATGAACGCCGTTTACGGCAAAGTACATGGCGCCGCTTTCACCAACACGCAAGACGGCAGGCTCTTCGGTTTGCGGCACAACGAAATTATCGCCCGGCTCCATGACCGTCTCAAAAATCACAGTGCCATCAGCGGATTGCACGCGCACCCATGATGGGCGGACCGCGACCAGCTGGACCTCGGGCACAGGTTGTTCAACCACCTGTATGGGCGGTAGCGCGGGCAAATCATTGGCCGCTTCGGCCACCGCGACGGGCGGCTCAAAACGATCATCGGGCACCAATGCCCCAATAGAGCTTGGGTTCAGGGTCGAAATCGGCGCATCGCGCGCGACCAGCACAGGCACATCCAAGGCCTGGGGCCGGTAAAGGCGATCCAGCGCTTCGCGTGTCGGCTGATCAGCCACCGCCAATGGATCGCTGGTGCGCAAGGTATTGGATGCACCGGCCAATGGATCAATGTCGGACACGACGACCGGCGTCTGTTCGACGGGTGCGAATTGCACCTTTTGGACTTCTTGCAAGACGGTCCATCCGCCATAGCCCAAACCGCCAACCAAGGCGATCAGAACAACGATAGACCCAATC
This window harbors:
- a CDS encoding aminotransferase class I/II-fold pyridoxal phosphate-dependent enzyme — protein: MRHSKRGDVDPFIVMDVMEAARKAEDQGRHIIHMEVGQPGTGAPEVAKAKLVADMQDPLGYTVGLGLPALRARIARHYADWYGVDLDPARVVVTSGASGAFLLAFSALFDNGARVGMGTPCYPSYRQILKAVGLTPVDIPTTYAQRFQPLPSDVADHDLAGLLVASPANPTGTMLDRGDLKALSDACAAGDAALISDEIYHGIDYDIKPVTALEVTDDVYVINSFSKYFSMTGWRVGWMIIPDDHVRLVERLAQNMFICAPHAAQRLALHAMDCTDELEANKAVYAANRGLMIAGLKAAGFDRFAPPDGAFYVYVDVSDHTHDALAFSAEILEKAGVAVTPGLDFDAARGQHWLRFSYARGTADIVEGLDRLARFMKGRGA
- a CDS encoding DsbA family protein, producing the protein MTIRLALPVCLALAAPAQAFDMDAMTPEERAAFQAEVRTYLLENPEVIRDAIGVLQLRERQAEILRDQQLARANADALFNDAHSFVGGNPDGDITIVEFMDYRCGYCKRAFPEVEALLGEDTNIRFVVKELPILGEPSLLASRYAVATKIVAGDAAYKDIHDTLMEFDGEITPAALTRLSEAFVLDHAAITAAMDSDEVTDVLVQNRALADQLQITGTPAFVVGDQMVRGFIPADQMLLIVADLRGQSE
- the ispG gene encoding flavodoxin-dependent (E)-4-hydroxy-3-methylbut-2-enyl-diphosphate synthase, whose translation is MSMNHIRPWRNIYRRKSRQIMVGPVPVGGDAPITVQTMTNTLTTDVKATIAQINAAADAGADIVRVSVPDQASSAALKDIIPEVSVPIVADIHFHYKRGIEAAEAGAACLRINPGNIGDETRVKEVIKAARDYNCSIRIGVNAGSLEKHLLDKYGEPCPDAMVESGLDHIKILQDNDFHEFKISCKASDVFMAAAAYQQLAEATDAPIHLGITEAGGLMSGTIKSAIGLGNLLWMGIGDTIRVSLSADPVEEVKVGYEILKSLGLRHRGVNIISCPSCARQGFDVIKTVEALEKRLEHIKTPMSLSIIGCVVNGPGEALMTDVGFTGGGAGSGMVYLAGKQSHKQNNDEMIDHIVEQVEKKAAELDAEKAVAAE
- a CDS encoding RodZ domain-containing protein yields the protein MIGKTFKRDDASEDVQAKGFDDFELRLGDLMRGERATMGKSLLDVQRELKIKAAYIAAIENADPSAFDTPGFIAGYVRSYARYLNMDPDDAFEAFCQESGFETAHGMSAEASSIRPTGVDLASTPLGKDIFSASATPFIPANEAVFSGVEPRAIGSIVVLIALVGGLGYGGWTVLQEVQKVQFAPVEQTPVVVSDIDPLAGASNTLRTSDPLAVADQPTREALDRLYRPQALDVPVLVARDAPISTLNPSSIGALVPDDRFEPPVAVAEAANDLPALPPIQVVEQPVPEVQLVAVRPSWVRVQSADGTVIFETVMEPGDNFVVPQTEEPAVLRVGESGAMYFAVNGVHYGPVGERGVVTSNVALSSESLTQTYAVADLTRDDDLAEIVNFAEVVSDE